One Oryza sativa Japonica Group chromosome 8, ASM3414082v1 DNA window includes the following coding sequences:
- the LOC4346325 gene encoding polcalcin Phl p 7, whose translation MAAASSADMERIFKRFDTNGDGKISLSELTDALRTLGSTSADEVQRMMAEIDTDGDGFIDFNEFISFCNANPGLMKDVAKVF comes from the coding sequence atGGCTGCTGCTTCATCTGCTGACATGGAGAGGATCTTCAAGCGGTTCGACACCAACGGGGACGGCAAGATATCGCTGTCGGAGCTGACGGACGCGCTGCGGACGCTGGGGTCGACATCCGCCGACGAGGTCCAGCGCATGATGGCCGAGATCGacaccgacggcgacggcttcaTCGACTTCAACGAGTTCATCTCCTTCTGCAACGCCAACCCTGGCCTCATGAAGGACGTCGCCAAGGTCTTctga
- the LOC4346324 gene encoding uncharacterized protein — MAVAIAGAATRRLLLAPARRRAFWSSPWAEESPHSPGPSADENKKKKPSSHHRLAAVMDAVADRKLPPELRGRANAVRSETDIINVVEQRIWHSMEEGHFENLPGKGKPLNLNSNPHADPAEDTLYRILSRNGCAPEWVELNKEIRGMIARWRSALRKAWANRSEDDRSTWHDDHRLLQEQIRQINDKVFRYNLIVPFGRQMFGLNWDKELDKLKQ; from the exons atgGCGGTGgcgatcgccggcgccgccactcgccgcctcctcctggcGCCCGCCCGCCGCAGGGCCTTCTGGTCCTCGCCCTGGGCGGAGGAATCTCCGCACTCCCCTGGGCCCTCCGCCGACGAgaataagaagaagaagcccTCGTCCCACCACCGCCTGGCCGCGGTCAtggacgccgtcgccgaccgcAAGCTCCCTCCCGAGCTCCGCGGCCGCGCCAACGCCGTCAG ATCTGAGACTGATATAATCAATGTTGTGGAACAAAGAATATGGCATTCAATGGAAGAAGGGCACTTTGAAAACCTACCTGGGAAGGGAAAACCTTTAAACCTCAATTCAAACCCTCATGCTGATCCTGCAGAAGACACACTTTACAGAATACTTTCAAGGAACGGCTGCGCACCCGAATGGGTTGAGCTGAACAAGGAAATTCGAGGCATGATTGCACGATGGAGATCAGCATTGAGGAAGGCTTGGGCGAACCGCTCTGAGGATGATCGTTCTACCTGGCATGATGATCACAGACTGCTTCAGGAACAAATTCGCCAAATAAATGACAAG GTTTTCCGATACAATCTGATAGTGCCCTTTGGGCGCCAAATGTTTGGTCTTAACTGGGACAAGGAGCTGGACAAATTGAAACAGTAA